Proteins from a single region of Gemmatimonadaceae bacterium:
- a CDS encoding UbiA family prenyltransferase codes for MDVAGAVGVTGRADTPALRTLSVWSVLDDAYLTLHVAAMGFTLVLPLLGAALSGSPVTPARAGMLLAIGASFHVFAYALNDVCDLPLDRREPQRADDPLVRGLISPGAVFALAMAQLPVMALLVGWSGGGRQQAFWLAVGVAGLAAYDRWGKACPWPVLTDAVQAFGWAALLACGATSITPRVTIAAAGVVAYILLVNGIIGPVRDLENDHACGARTTALWLGARARDGGVVLPARAAMYAAITHGTFVATVVWLAWPAPVVAQLVVAGLLLLGTWILCFVAPAALRDRRRLPRLGATYIGTTLGALVLAGGSAVPAPLPFALLLAFGVPVGLMCVRNGRRW; via the coding sequence GTGGACGTTGCCGGAGCCGTGGGCGTGACCGGGCGGGCGGACACCCCAGCGCTGCGGACCCTGAGCGTGTGGTCGGTGCTCGACGACGCGTACCTCACGCTGCACGTCGCCGCCATGGGGTTCACCCTCGTCCTGCCACTGCTCGGCGCGGCCTTGTCGGGAAGTCCGGTGACACCGGCGCGGGCAGGGATGCTGCTGGCGATCGGCGCGTCGTTCCATGTCTTTGCCTACGCGCTCAACGACGTGTGCGACCTGCCGCTCGACCGTCGCGAGCCGCAGCGCGCCGACGATCCGCTCGTCCGCGGGCTCATCTCACCCGGCGCCGTATTCGCACTCGCCATGGCGCAACTTCCGGTGATGGCGCTGCTCGTTGGCTGGAGCGGAGGCGGACGGCAGCAGGCCTTCTGGCTCGCCGTCGGCGTTGCCGGGCTCGCGGCATACGATCGTTGGGGCAAGGCGTGTCCATGGCCGGTGCTCACGGACGCCGTGCAGGCGTTCGGCTGGGCCGCACTGCTCGCCTGCGGCGCCACCTCGATCACGCCCCGCGTGACCATCGCGGCCGCGGGCGTGGTCGCCTACATCCTGCTGGTAAACGGCATTATCGGCCCGGTCCGCGACCTCGAGAACGACCACGCGTGCGGGGCCCGCACCACCGCGCTCTGGCTCGGCGCTCGGGCGCGCGATGGCGGTGTCGTGCTTCCCGCGCGCGCCGCGATGTACGCGGCGATCACGCACGGGACGTTCGTCGCGACCGTGGTGTGGCTCGCCTGGCCCGCTCCTGTTGTTGCGCAGCTCGTCGTGGCCGGCCTGCTGCTGCTCGGCACCTGGATCCTGTGCTTCGTCGCGCCGGCCGCGCTGCGCGATCGACGCCGACTGCCGCGCCTGGGCGCCACCTACATCGGTACGACGCTCGGCGCGCTCGTCCTTGCCGGTGGCAGCGCGGTACCCGCGCCGCTCCCCTTCGCCCTGCTGCTGGCGTTTGGCGTTCCGGTGGGCCTGATGTGCGTGCGCAACGGACGGCGTTGGTGA